A genomic window from Flavobacterium azooxidireducens includes:
- a CDS encoding helix-turn-helix transcriptional regulator, with product MEHQKLIQARKSKGFTQEQMASNIAMEQTTYSRKERGKSPISDEEWQRFAKTLDVTVEEIKESQQPNLKNEHCTFQYNSIGIQFISIPQEVLDTILKYNKKLEEENEKLKNEIKKAGQF from the coding sequence ATGGAACATCAAAAACTCATTCAAGCTCGAAAATCGAAAGGATTTACTCAAGAACAAATGGCTTCAAATATTGCTATGGAACAAACAACTTATTCAAGAAAGGAAAGAGGTAAATCGCCAATATCGGATGAAGAATGGCAACGATTTGCGAAAACACTCGATGTAACTGTTGAAGAAATAAAAGAGAGTCAACAACCAAATTTAAAAAATGAACATTGTACTTTTCAATACAATAGCATTGGAATACAATTTATTTCTATACCTCAAGAAGTTTTAGATACTATTTTGAAATATAATAAGAAACTCGAAGAAGAAAACGAAAAATTAAAAAATGAAATAAAAAAAGCAGGTCAATTTTAA
- a CDS encoding peptidoglycan-binding protein LysM: protein MSKKWYFYSCIALIVGVITTGFKPYKFENLNWFYVNESDEVLHYTVPTAEELEYTNVIFPQTGKTYAGFKQALAFKESQGKYHLVNSFGYMGKYQFGMGTLRTIGVRDSLTFMNSPKLQEKAFNALASINKWILRDEIEKYEGKVIKGVTITESGLLAAAHLGGAGSVKKFLKSNGNRSITDGFGTSIKSYIKKFGGYDTSHIVANKNAKVKSN from the coding sequence ATGTCGAAAAAATGGTATTTTTATTCTTGTATAGCCTTGATTGTAGGCGTAATTACTACAGGTTTTAAACCATATAAATTTGAGAATTTGAATTGGTTTTATGTAAATGAATCGGATGAGGTTTTACATTACACCGTTCCCACTGCAGAAGAATTGGAATATACAAACGTAATATTCCCACAAACCGGAAAAACCTATGCCGGTTTTAAACAGGCCTTAGCTTTTAAAGAATCACAAGGAAAATATCATTTGGTAAATTCCTTTGGATATATGGGAAAATACCAATTTGGTATGGGAACATTGCGAACTATTGGTGTTCGTGATAGTCTAACATTTATGAATTCTCCAAAACTACAAGAAAAAGCATTCAACGCCTTAGCTTCGATAAACAAATGGATTCTTCGTGATGAAATTGAAAAATATGAGGGTAAAGTTATTAAAGGTGTAACAATTACCGAATCCGGATTGCTAGCTGCTGCTCACTTAGGCGGAGCAGGTTCTGTAAAGAAATTTTTAAAAAGCAACGGAAACCGAAGTATTACAGACGGTTTTGGAACTTCTATCAAAAGTTATATCAAAAAATTTGGAGGGTATGACACATCGCATATTGTGGCAAACAAAAATGCGAAAGTGAAAAGCAATTAA